In Polyangia bacterium, a single genomic region encodes these proteins:
- a CDS encoding FKBP-type peptidyl-prolyl cis-trans isomerase — protein sequence MTTVLAALLVGPVAVSQPIEPLVSARPVAPGAPPDVAEAPPQATKAPNGLAWKILSKGNGAAHPGLHDKVILNFTGWTPEGDLIASSIPDGEPWPFLIDDLIKGLSEGVRLMAKGEKRRLWIPAALAISGQPRRRGPARPSVFDVELVEFVKMPDPILVPEDVGAAPVDTQRTPSGLAYRFLVRGKGKEHPKATSTVEVHYSGWTPDGVLFDSSVSRGKSTSFPLNSVIKGWTEGVQLMVVGDKARFWIPSALAYGDTPTRTGAPSGPLVFDIELLSIR from the coding sequence GTGACGACTGTTCTCGCCGCTCTGCTGGTCGGTCCCGTGGCGGTCTCCCAACCGATCGAGCCGTTGGTGAGCGCCCGCCCTGTCGCGCCGGGGGCGCCCCCCGACGTGGCGGAGGCGCCGCCGCAGGCGACCAAGGCCCCGAACGGACTGGCCTGGAAGATCCTGTCGAAAGGAAACGGAGCCGCCCACCCTGGTTTGCACGACAAGGTGATCCTCAACTTCACGGGCTGGACGCCGGAAGGCGATCTCATCGCCAGCTCGATCCCCGACGGTGAGCCATGGCCGTTCCTGATCGACGACCTCATCAAGGGGCTGTCCGAAGGGGTGCGCCTGATGGCCAAGGGCGAGAAACGCCGCCTGTGGATTCCGGCCGCTCTGGCCATCTCGGGTCAGCCCCGGCGCCGCGGACCAGCGCGACCTTCTGTGTTCGATGTCGAGCTGGTCGAGTTCGTGAAGATGCCTGATCCCATCCTGGTGCCAGAAGATGTCGGCGCGGCACCGGTGGATACGCAGCGGACGCCGTCCGGTCTCGCCTATCGATTTCTGGTGCGCGGAAAAGGGAAAGAGCACCCCAAGGCGACCAGCACTGTCGAGGTTCACTACAGTGGATGGACGCCCGATGGGGTGCTGTTCGACAGCTCGGTCAGCCGGGGCAAGTCGACCAGCTTCCCCTTGAACAGTGTGATCAAAGGCTGGACCGAGGGCGTTCAATTGATGGTGGTCGGGGACAAGGCGCGCTTCTGGATCCCGAGTGCCCTGGCCTATGGCGACACCCCGACCCGGACCGGAGCGCCAAGCGGCCCCCTGGTCTTCGATATCGAGTTGCTGTCCATTCGATAG
- a CDS encoding nitronate monooxygenase produces MPFATLKELLGTELPIVQAPMAGVQGSALAVAVCNAGGLGSLPCATLGVEALRTELAAIKAQTTRPFNVNFFCHTQPGPNEAREALWRQALAPYFAELGIDADAIAAGPGRSPFGAEAADVIGVFRPAVVSFHFGLPSETLLARVRRWGARVLSSATTVAEARWLEARGVDAVIAQGIQAGGHRGSFLSEDLSAQLGTLALVPQIVDAVKIPVIAAGGLADARGVAAALALGASGVQIGTAYLLCPEATTSTVHRAALKSDAAHVTALTNLFTGRAARGIVNRIMRELGPMSGAVPAFPLATSAIAPLRAKAESQGRGDFSPLWAGQNVSGCKEVAAAALTRELARPFSSTNNHE; encoded by the coding sequence ATGCCATTCGCGACCCTCAAAGAGCTCCTCGGGACCGAGCTGCCCATTGTTCAGGCACCGATGGCCGGCGTGCAGGGCAGCGCGCTTGCCGTCGCCGTCTGCAACGCTGGCGGTCTTGGCTCGCTGCCCTGTGCGACGCTCGGGGTGGAAGCGTTGCGCACGGAGCTGGCTGCTATCAAGGCGCAAACCACCAGGCCCTTCAACGTGAACTTCTTCTGTCACACCCAACCGGGGCCGAACGAGGCGCGGGAAGCGCTCTGGCGTCAGGCGCTGGCGCCGTACTTTGCCGAGTTGGGAATCGACGCCGACGCCATCGCGGCCGGTCCCGGCCGATCGCCTTTTGGTGCCGAGGCCGCCGATGTGATCGGCGTTTTCAGGCCGGCGGTGGTGAGCTTTCACTTTGGTTTGCCGTCGGAAACGCTGCTCGCCCGGGTGCGCCGCTGGGGAGCGAGGGTCCTGTCTTCGGCGACCACGGTCGCCGAGGCGCGCTGGCTGGAGGCTCGTGGTGTCGACGCGGTCATCGCTCAAGGGATCCAGGCGGGCGGCCATCGCGGCAGCTTTCTGTCCGAGGACCTGAGCGCGCAGCTCGGCACCTTGGCGCTGGTGCCGCAGATCGTGGACGCGGTGAAGATTCCAGTCATCGCCGCCGGTGGCCTCGCCGACGCGCGGGGCGTCGCGGCCGCCCTGGCGCTGGGAGCGAGCGGCGTTCAGATCGGGACGGCGTACCTGCTGTGTCCGGAGGCCACCACCAGCACGGTGCACCGAGCGGCCCTCAAGAGCGACGCCGCCCACGTCACGGCGCTCACCAACTTGTTCACCGGACGGGCCGCGCGGGGTATCGTCAATCGCATCATGAGGGAGCTTGGTCCCATGAGCGGCGCCGTCCCCGCTTTCCCCCTGGCGACATCGGCCATCGCGCCTCTGCGCGCAAAGGCAGAGAGTCAGGGCAGGGGCGATTTCTCGCCGTTGTGGGCGGGGCAGAACGTCAGCGGCTGCAAGGAAGTGGCCGCGGCGGCTCTCACGCGAGAATTGGCGCGCCCCTTCTCATCAACAAACAACCATGAATAA
- a CDS encoding putative glycolipid-binding domain-containing protein, whose amino-acid sequence MTVGSILWRRLDSPGHDACRIEQHGSGWQIDGAAVFGLGGRPARLTYAATCDVSWRAQSGHVRGWIGERSVAFSIERTAAGGWTLNDEDVPGVRDCMDLDFGFTPSTNLLQLRRLALDCGQAADAPAAWLDVSTGTLDILVQRYERRSETTYWYQAPRFTYAALLEVDQSGFVRRYPGLWEVDA is encoded by the coding sequence ATGACGGTCGGTTCAATTCTCTGGCGACGGCTCGATAGTCCGGGGCACGACGCGTGTCGGATCGAGCAGCACGGCTCCGGCTGGCAGATTGACGGTGCGGCCGTGTTCGGGCTTGGCGGACGGCCAGCTCGTTTGACGTACGCTGCAACCTGCGACGTTTCGTGGCGCGCGCAGAGCGGTCATGTCCGGGGTTGGATCGGGGAGCGGAGCGTCGCGTTCTCTATCGAGCGAACAGCGGCGGGAGGCTGGACACTGAACGACGAGGACGTACCCGGTGTTCGTGACTGCATGGATCTCGATTTTGGCTTCACTCCTTCGACGAATCTCCTGCAACTCCGGCGACTGGCGCTGGATTGTGGTCAGGCCGCGGACGCACCAGCCGCCTGGTTGGACGTGTCGACAGGTACTCTCGACATTCTCGTCCAACGCTATGAACGGCGATCGGAGACCACGTATTGGTACCAGGCCCCGCGCTTCACCTATGCGGCGCTTCTCGAAGTCGATCAGAGTGGGTTCGTCCGGAGATATCCAGGTCTGTGGGAAGTCGACGCCTGA
- a CDS encoding PBP1A family penicillin-binding protein, translated as MSPSQLPPGPRPGPPAPVRRRLEIANPSDGGFFYWLLKFYLFGAMVAGGLFLCGGFIAYCYFADTLPSVPDLATYHQVAATTTVVRAWDGTTLGELASERREILPYDRFPPQLIHAFLAAEDRRFYEHGGLDLRGIARALGANLRAGGVAQGGSTITQQVAKSFLSSERTLQRKIREAILARRLESHYSKRDILTLYLNQIFLGNGAYGVAAAARRYFDKSIDDIDLGEMAMLAGLARAPSRFSPLASIDRARARRDQVLTAMVASGYLTDSEANGWRAKPVVVRQRPDFFRLISPYFTEHVRRDVARRYGEKKLWEGGLQIETTLLPWIDLSAQENVDFSLRKLDKRQGWRGPVVRLSPAAAAEFRQRSLERYGADPPVEGRLYLGLVESVGEDGAQVRVGKWTYVLPPAAMSWAFPYSARDFVNDRGLESTANVLHVGDVVWVTNAYRSKLRRFSEWVYDSKSEVQWLAAFDDKAAGRAPPKTVELFLEQTPRVQGAVFSYDHHSGYVMAMVGGHDYDRSEFNRVVQACRQPGSAYKPIYYSLALDKGYGFGSLLNDVPRAEVDPITGEVWTPTNLNNTVEYQVTLEYALIWSKNVPSVQLFKLMGGHEVEKWARRLGISTPIIPDQALALGASCSRMDEMTRAFSAFARNGVLVDPVYIRRIRDRNGAVLEDNTAIGDPVGPPSDRLDRLVALAGQKQEPVISPRTAYLTSTLLRHVVTRGHAPAIRVANYPAAGKTGTSSATMDAWFVGFTSRWMTSTWMGDDLRERPLGQRDAAFMLTVPLFTRYMTEVTAGQPLQEIPWERPKGVKPGDTGGKVRTTVEEVLADRPGDTRPGPGGSGAVKSAAAKRIKAPPPPPAPRAVPQKAAALTAPAQESSPQPAPRPAPPPRQTQMQRTRPPSPEPAAVTAPPIKKPNRSTAGARPTKR; from the coding sequence ATGTCGCCGTCGCAGCTCCCCCCGGGCCCGCGCCCGGGCCCACCCGCTCCGGTCCGACGGCGGCTGGAGATCGCCAACCCATCCGATGGCGGTTTTTTCTACTGGCTGCTGAAGTTCTATCTGTTCGGCGCGATGGTGGCCGGCGGACTGTTCCTGTGCGGCGGCTTCATCGCCTACTGCTATTTCGCCGACACGCTGCCCAGCGTCCCCGACCTGGCCACCTATCATCAGGTTGCCGCCACCACCACCGTCGTGCGCGCCTGGGACGGCACCACCCTGGGCGAGCTGGCCAGCGAGCGACGGGAGATCCTTCCTTATGATCGCTTCCCGCCGCAGCTGATCCACGCTTTTTTGGCCGCCGAAGATCGCCGGTTCTACGAACACGGCGGCCTGGATCTGCGCGGCATCGCCCGCGCCCTGGGCGCCAATCTGCGCGCCGGCGGCGTGGCCCAAGGCGGATCGACGATCACCCAGCAAGTGGCCAAGTCGTTCCTGTCGTCCGAGCGGACGCTGCAGCGAAAGATCCGCGAGGCCATCCTGGCCCGGCGATTGGAGTCGCACTATTCAAAGCGCGACATCCTGACGCTGTACCTGAACCAGATTTTTCTTGGCAATGGCGCCTACGGCGTGGCGGCAGCGGCGCGGCGGTACTTCGACAAGTCGATCGACGACATCGATCTCGGCGAGATGGCCATGCTGGCCGGCCTGGCGCGCGCGCCGTCGCGTTTTTCTCCGCTGGCCAGCATCGATCGGGCGCGGGCCCGGCGCGATCAGGTGCTGACGGCGATGGTGGCGTCCGGATACTTGACCGACAGCGAAGCCAACGGCTGGCGCGCCAAGCCGGTGGTGGTGCGGCAGCGGCCGGATTTCTTCCGCCTGATCTCGCCGTATTTCACCGAGCACGTGCGGCGCGACGTGGCGCGACGGTACGGCGAGAAGAAGCTGTGGGAAGGCGGCCTGCAGATCGAGACCACGTTGCTGCCGTGGATCGATCTGTCGGCGCAGGAGAACGTCGACTTTTCGCTGCGCAAGCTGGACAAGCGGCAGGGCTGGCGTGGGCCGGTGGTGCGGCTGTCGCCGGCGGCGGCGGCGGAGTTTCGCCAGCGCTCGCTGGAACGGTACGGCGCCGATCCGCCGGTCGAGGGACGCCTGTACCTCGGCCTGGTGGAATCGGTGGGCGAGGACGGCGCCCAGGTGCGGGTCGGAAAGTGGACCTATGTGTTGCCGCCGGCGGCGATGAGCTGGGCGTTTCCTTACAGCGCGAGAGACTTCGTCAACGATCGGGGCCTCGAGTCCACCGCCAACGTGCTGCACGTGGGCGACGTCGTCTGGGTGACCAATGCTTATCGCTCCAAGCTGCGCCGATTTTCCGAGTGGGTGTACGACAGCAAAAGCGAAGTGCAGTGGTTGGCGGCGTTCGACGACAAGGCCGCCGGCCGCGCCCCGCCCAAGACCGTCGAGCTGTTCCTGGAACAGACGCCGCGCGTACAGGGCGCGGTCTTCAGCTACGACCATCACAGCGGATACGTCATGGCCATGGTGGGCGGCCACGATTACGACCGATCCGAATTCAACCGCGTGGTGCAGGCCTGCCGCCAGCCAGGCTCGGCGTACAAGCCGATCTATTACTCGCTGGCGCTGGACAAAGGGTACGGCTTTGGCTCGTTGCTGAACGACGTGCCGCGCGCCGAGGTTGATCCCATCACCGGCGAGGTGTGGACGCCGACCAACCTGAACAACACCGTCGAATATCAGGTCACGCTGGAGTACGCGCTGATCTGGTCGAAGAACGTGCCGTCGGTGCAGCTGTTCAAGCTGATGGGCGGACACGAGGTGGAGAAATGGGCGCGGCGGCTGGGCATCAGCACGCCGATCATTCCTGATCAGGCGTTGGCGCTGGGCGCGTCGTGCTCGCGCATGGACGAGATGACGCGGGCGTTCAGCGCGTTCGCGCGGAACGGCGTGCTGGTCGATCCGGTGTACATCCGCCGCATCCGCGATCGCAACGGGGCCGTGCTGGAAGACAACACCGCCATCGGCGATCCGGTGGGCCCGCCCAGCGATCGGCTGGATCGATTGGTGGCCCTGGCGGGACAAAAACAAGAGCCGGTGATCTCGCCGCGTACTGCTTACCTGACGTCGACCCTTTTGCGCCACGTGGTCACGCGCGGCCACGCGCCGGCCATCCGCGTCGCCAATTATCCAGCGGCGGGAAAGACCGGCACGTCCAGCGCCACCATGGACGCCTGGTTTGTCGGGTTCACCTCGCGCTGGATGACGTCGACATGGATGGGCGACGATCTGCGCGAGCGGCCGCTCGGACAAAGAGACGCCGCGTTCATGCTGACCGTGCCGCTGTTCACCCGCTACATGACCGAAGTGACCGCCGGCCAGCCGTTGCAAGAGATCCCCTGGGAGCGGCCGAAAGGCGTCAAGCCCGGCGACACCGGCGGCAAGGTGCGGACCACCGTCGAGGAGGTGCTGGCCGATCGGCCCGGCGACACGCGGCCTGGCCCGGGTGGCAGCGGCGCGGTGAAATCAGCGGCGGCGAAGCGAATCAAGGCGCCCCCCCCACCGCCGGCGCCGCGCGCGGTGCCACAAAAAGCGGCGGCCCTCACCGCGCCGGCACAAGAGTCATCGCCCCAACCGGCGCCGCGCCCTGCTCCCCCGCCGCGACAGACCCAGATGCAACGAACACGCCCGCCTTCGCCAGAGCCGGCCGCGGTGACGGCGCCGCCGATCAAGAAGCCGAACAGGTCCACAGCCGGCGCCCGCCCGACAAAGCGATAA
- a CDS encoding ATP-dependent RecD-like DNA helicase, whose translation MDLFERGRLAGRGKGAADAREETLEGTVERIVYSGGDGEFTVARLKPTGAGDGAVVTIVGSLLGVPVGAALRVSGQQENTARFGPQFRVARYTELTPATLEGIRRYLGSGLIKGIGPEYAARIVERFGIETLEILDRDPTRIGEVAGIGPSRGRAIREAWAAQREVRKVMVFLQGYGVSPAFAARIYKRYGGAAIARVRENPYRLAFDVWGIGFLSADKLAAALGIERESVSRVEAGVRHVLQEGGSDGHVFLPRGRLVREAAALLGVADNLVQDAIDRLARAGDVAIDAAVTSGALESDPAVYDSALYGAEVALAQGLRRLMDAASTNALSVDADRALGWYEREAQISLASQQAEAVRRALTGKVVVITGGPGVGKTTIVRGIVSIFSRKGLTVALAAPTGRAAKRLSDATGQPAATLHRLLEWRPAESQFGRNAQRPLEADLLVVDECSMLDVRLGADLLNALASGTRLVLVGDVDQLPSVGPGSVLRDVITSGVVPTVRLTEIFRQAAQSLIVTNAHRIHDGEMPELGQRAPDAADDTRDFFVIEEDDPARAAAVIRDLVTVRLPRRYGLQPSDIQVLSPMHRGDLGAANLNALLQEAMTAGAPGLTRGARSFRVGDKVMQVRNDYDKEVWNGDIGRVDRVDAGAEMLVVRFEDREVTYDLDEIDELTLAYAATVHKSQGSEYPAVVIPIHTQHYVMLQRNLLYTAVTRGKRLVVMVGSRKALGLAVRNAEILLRCSGLAARLRAR comes from the coding sequence GTGGATCTGTTCGAGCGTGGCCGCCTGGCTGGGCGCGGGAAGGGCGCCGCCGACGCGCGCGAAGAAACGCTGGAAGGAACCGTCGAACGGATCGTCTATTCGGGCGGCGACGGCGAGTTCACGGTGGCGCGGCTCAAGCCTACCGGCGCCGGCGACGGCGCGGTGGTCACCATCGTCGGCAGCCTGCTGGGCGTTCCGGTGGGCGCGGCGTTGCGGGTCAGCGGCCAGCAAGAAAACACCGCGCGTTTTGGCCCGCAGTTTCGCGTCGCCCGCTACACAGAGCTGACGCCCGCCACGCTGGAGGGCATCCGTCGCTATCTGGGGTCGGGTTTGATCAAAGGCATCGGTCCCGAGTACGCCGCCCGCATCGTCGAACGCTTCGGCATCGAGACGCTGGAGATCCTGGATCGCGATCCCACCCGCATCGGCGAGGTCGCCGGCATCGGCCCGTCGCGCGGCCGGGCCATCCGCGAGGCGTGGGCAGCCCAGCGCGAGGTGCGCAAGGTGATGGTGTTCTTGCAGGGCTACGGCGTCTCGCCGGCCTTCGCGGCGCGCATCTACAAACGGTACGGCGGCGCGGCCATCGCCCGCGTGCGCGAAAATCCTTATCGCCTGGCCTTCGATGTTTGGGGGATCGGTTTTCTGTCGGCGGACAAGCTTGCGGCGGCGCTGGGCATCGAACGCGAATCGGTTTCGCGCGTGGAGGCCGGCGTGCGCCACGTGCTGCAAGAAGGCGGCAGCGACGGCCACGTGTTCTTGCCGCGCGGGCGGCTGGTTCGCGAGGCTGCGGCGCTGCTGGGCGTGGCGGACAATCTGGTGCAAGACGCGATCGATCGGCTGGCCCGGGCCGGCGACGTGGCCATCGACGCCGCTGTCACCAGCGGCGCGCTGGAAAGCGATCCCGCGGTTTACGACAGCGCGCTTTACGGCGCGGAGGTGGCGCTGGCGCAGGGCCTGCGTCGTTTGATGGACGCGGCCAGCACGAATGCGCTCTCCGTCGACGCCGATCGTGCGCTCGGCTGGTACGAACGCGAGGCGCAGATCAGCCTGGCCAGCCAGCAGGCCGAGGCCGTACGCCGCGCCCTGACCGGCAAGGTCGTGGTGATCACCGGCGGCCCCGGCGTCGGCAAGACCACCATCGTGCGCGGGATCGTCAGCATCTTTTCGCGCAAGGGTTTGACCGTCGCGCTGGCGGCGCCCACCGGACGCGCGGCGAAACGTCTTTCGGATGCGACGGGACAGCCGGCGGCCACGCTGCACCGGTTGCTGGAATGGCGGCCGGCCGAGAGCCAGTTCGGGCGCAACGCCCAGCGCCCGCTGGAAGCCGATCTGCTGGTGGTCGACGAGTGTTCGATGCTGGACGTGCGGCTGGGCGCCGATCTCTTGAACGCGCTCGCCTCTGGGACCCGTCTCGTGCTGGTGGGCGACGTCGACCAGCTGCCGTCGGTGGGGCCGGGCTCGGTGCTGCGCGACGTGATCACCTCGGGCGTGGTGCCGACGGTGCGGTTGACCGAGATCTTCCGCCAGGCGGCGCAAAGCCTGATCGTCACCAACGCCCACCGCATCCACGACGGCGAGATGCCCGAGCTGGGCCAGCGCGCGCCCGACGCCGCCGACGACACGCGCGACTTCTTCGTCATCGAGGAAGACGATCCGGCGCGCGCCGCCGCCGTCATCCGCGATCTGGTCACCGTGCGGCTGCCCCGCCGATACGGTTTGCAACCCAGCGACATCCAGGTGCTGTCGCCGATGCACCGGGGCGATCTGGGCGCGGCGAATTTAAATGCCCTGCTGCAAGAGGCGATGACCGCCGGCGCGCCGGGATTGACTCGGGGCGCGCGCAGCTTTCGCGTCGGCGACAAGGTCATGCAGGTGCGCAACGACTATGACAAGGAGGTGTGGAACGGTGACATCGGCCGCGTCGATCGCGTCGACGCCGGCGCCGAGATGCTGGTGGTGCGCTTCGAAGATCGCGAGGTCACCTACGATCTCGACGAGATCGACGAGCTGACCCTGGCCTACGCCGCCACCGTCCACAAATCGCAGGGCTCGGAATATCCGGCGGTGGTCATTCCCATTCACACCCAGCACTACGTGATGTTGCAGCGCAATCTGCTTTACACCGCGGTCACGCGCGGCAAGCGCCTGGTGGTGATGGTCGGCTCGCGCAAGGCGCTGGGCCTCGCCGTACGCAACGCGGAGATCTTGCTCCGCTGCTCGGGCCTGGCCGCGCGCCTGCGCGCCAGGTGA